The following nucleotide sequence is from candidate division KSB1 bacterium.
TTCTATAAAGATAAAGAAATTCCGGGTCTAAGTAACAAGATTTCTCCCCCGAGGTGTCGGGGTGGAAAAATGCCCGTATGGTTTTTGAGGGGTTATTATAAAAGAAAGGAAACTTTACAAAATGAAGAATCTTGCCATTCTTGGTGCCGGAAACATCGGCATTGCCATTGTGAAAGGATTGATTCAATCAGGCACTTTTGAAGCCAGGCAAATGACACTGACACGAAGAAAAATTCACCTGCTTGATCCTTTTAAACAGCAGGGATTTCAAATTCAAAAAAGCAATGTCGAAGCGGTGAAAAGTTCAGAAGTCATTCTTATCGCTGTGGAGCCGCAGCAGCTTGTCTCATTATTGAAAGAAATAAATCAAGCGCTGATTCCAGGTAAACACATACTCATTTCAGTGATTTCCGGGGTTAGTATCGGACAGATAAAAAAACAGCTTGGCAAAAATATGCCGGTGATTCGCGCCATGCCAAATACCGCCATCGCGATTAGAGAATCCATGACTTGTATCGCATCAGATGAGCCAAATGATGAAGCTATTGAAATCGCCAGGTCGATCTTTGATACAGTGGGCAAGACCCTGCTCATCGATGAAGAGCAAATGATCGCAGCGACCGCATTGGGGGCCTGCGGAATTGCATTTTTTCTGCGTGCCATCCGAGCGGCCTCTCAGGGAGGCATCGAAATCGGCTTTCACTCTGACCAGGCCCTGCATATTGCTGCACAGACCGCCAAAGGTGCCGCTGCATTGCTGCTCAATATGAAAAATCATCCGGAGTACGAAATCGATAAAGTGACGACACCAAGAGGGTGTACCATTTCCGGGTTGAACCAGATGGAACATGAAGGGTTCAGCTCGGCGATGATAAAAGGAATTGTAACTTCAGCGGAGAAAGCTTCGGGGCTTTATGTTGGAGAGAAATAAAACCATACCATCGCTTAAAGCGCGGCTATCGGTGCTTTTGCTATTTAGCCAAATTTATTGTGTGAACAGCTGACCAGTTTCGTGTTTTAAGTCTAATGATATAGTAAGAGCGCCTCGCCATATTCGTCGCGCTTGAGCATCCCAGCATTGTGCCCATCCACGACCTGGGTACCCTGCCAGATGGCCGCATCTTCTGGATTGCTTCGCTTTGCTCGCAACGACATGTTTACTTTTTGGACAACCCGGGTCTTTTTAAACTATCTGCAAAATCATTCAATACCCAAAATCTCTTTTGAAATTATTTAAACCTTTCGTAAATTAGCACCACTCAAATTTTACAAAGGTGCTAATAATGCAAACACTTCGTAATCTATTTCCTAACTCTTTAAAAATTCTTTTAACTATTTTTGTAATTTTTACTGCGATTGAAGATTTAGCAGCTCAAACCAATAATAATTCGTTAGATCAAATTGCTGACACTTTTCTCGGAAAATGGGTCGGGGAGGTCAAAGGACCGAACAACGAAGTCGTTACTTCCGAACTTATTTTCGAATGGACGCTCAACAAAAAGTTCATTAAAGTGACAAACCTGTTGGGTCAAAAAAAGAGCTTGTTTGCTTTGACTTTTTACGGCAGGCAGCCGGTCTTAAACCGAATCGTCTTCTGGTCATTTGATAATGAAGGAACAATTAATGAAGGAATCGCCGAATTCAAGGACAACGCTTTGAAGCACGAGTGGCGCTCCTTTAGTAGTAACGGCGAAATAAATGATTGGCGCTCAAATCTGACTCGTCACGACGAAAACAGCGCCACCTTTACAATTCAAGGCGAGGCCTCGTATACTGTTAGCTATAAACGCTTGAAAGAATGATCCTTCAAACTTTAATCGCTAAATCTGTAAACGTTTTTTTCACTCACCAAAATATCTACTTTTTCATCTTCGGCCCGGGTCGGTATCTTATCGACGATTTGAAATTCATAAGCCAAGGCAATTTTGGTTACTTTTACATTATCCAGGAATCCATCATAAAACCCACCCCCAAAACCAATCCGATGGCCCGCCAGATCAAAAGCGACGCCGGGGACAATAACCAAATCGAATTCAGAAATCTTAACCTTTCGAAACCGATCTTTAGGCGGTTCCAGGATCCCGAACGTGCCCTTTTTCAATTCATCAAAACCTTTGATTTCGGAGTGCAACAAAATGTGGCTTGACAAATCAGTGACTGGAACGATGACCCGCCGCCCGGTCTGCAGAGTATCTTTAATCAACTGATATGTGTTAACCTCGTTACGCCAGGCTGCGTAACAGTGAACGGTTTTTGCGGCTTGATATTCCGGAAGTTTTTTTAGGTGGGAGATGATTTTTGAACTTTTGAAAGCGACCGATTCGCCGGAAAGGCTTCTTCTCTGTGATTCGATTCGGGAGCGAATTTTACTTTTTTGTTGAACGACATTATCCACAAATCAGCCGAATATCTTCTGAATCGCCTTTGCAAACGCCGCGTCGTCAATCCCGATAATACCAACTTCCTCTCTACCGAAAAAATGGCCGAATTGACTTTTGGTACCACATCGAAAAATTGGAACTTTCCCCTGAGCAGCTAATGTCTGGAGTTTCCGATCGGCGTTTTTCGAGACATCAGAAGCCAAAATTATGGCGCGGGTTTTTCCTTTCTTCAGTAAGTTTAGCGTTGAAGTCATACCA
It contains:
- a CDS encoding 5-formyltetrahydrofolate cyclo-ligase, with the translated sequence MDNVVQQKSKIRSRIESQRRSLSGESVAFKSSKIISHLKKLPEYQAAKTVHCYAAWRNEVNTYQLIKDTLQTGRRVIVPVTDLSSHILLHSEIKGFDELKKGTFGILEPPKDRFRKVKISEFDLVIVPGVAFDLAGHRIGFGGGFYDGFLDNVKVTKIALAYEFQIVDKIPTRAEDEKVDILVSEKNVYRFSD
- a CDS encoding ribosomal L7Ae/L30e/S12e/Gadd45 family protein; amino-acid sequence: MDEIDQTLKMLGFAHRARKLSLGMTSTLNLLKKGKTRAIILASDVSKNADRKLQTLAAQGKVPIFRCGTKSQFGHFFGREEVGIIGIDDAAFAKAIQKIFG
- the proC gene encoding pyrroline-5-carboxylate reductase, with amino-acid sequence MKNLAILGAGNIGIAIVKGLIQSGTFEARQMTLTRRKIHLLDPFKQQGFQIQKSNVEAVKSSEVILIAVEPQQLVSLLKEINQALIPGKHILISVISGVSIGQIKKQLGKNMPVIRAMPNTAIAIRESMTCIASDEPNDEAIEIARSIFDTVGKTLLIDEEQMIAATALGACGIAFFLRAIRAASQGGIEIGFHSDQALHIAAQTAKGAAALLLNMKNHPEYEIDKVTTPRGCTISGLNQMEHEGFSSAMIKGIVTSAEKASGLYVGEK